A single genomic interval of Zobellia nedashkovskayae harbors:
- a CDS encoding Gfo/Idh/MocA family protein has translation MKNISRRSFNTKLSQGITGTALLGSIGLGYGFSSGKDKKKLGIALVGLGGYSSGQLAPGLQDAENCYLAGIVTGTPAKEKEWMEKYNIPKKNVYNYENFDSIAKNKDIDIVYVVLPNSMHAEFCIRAAKAGKHVICEKPMAVSVEECDSIIHACNEAGVKLAVGYRMQSDPYTKEIKRLVKEKPYGDVRYVSSDAGYISGGNPDQWRLNHALSGGGALMNMGVYSIQSNIYGTGQNPISVSAQEFSSRPEYFKDTDETITAQMEFPNGVVGNLYTSHNANANRLFVSFEKGWAELNPCHSYGPLSGRTSDGNEIKFPHQSMQKLQMDDFAKHIMLGTTNYAPGEMGKRDMIIVEAIYKSIKEGGTKIPLDLGDMGIVRV, from the coding sequence ATGAAAAATATATCAAGAAGAAGCTTTAATACAAAACTATCACAAGGTATAACCGGGACTGCTCTTTTGGGCAGTATTGGTTTGGGATATGGATTTTCTTCAGGAAAAGATAAAAAGAAACTGGGTATAGCGCTCGTTGGGTTGGGTGGCTATAGTAGCGGACAATTGGCACCAGGATTACAAGATGCAGAAAATTGTTATTTGGCAGGAATTGTTACAGGAACTCCGGCAAAAGAAAAGGAGTGGATGGAGAAGTACAACATACCTAAAAAGAATGTGTACAACTATGAGAACTTTGATTCCATTGCTAAAAACAAGGATATTGATATTGTTTACGTAGTGCTTCCGAATAGCATGCATGCAGAGTTTTGTATTCGTGCGGCAAAAGCCGGTAAACATGTAATCTGCGAAAAACCAATGGCAGTGAGTGTAGAAGAATGCGATTCTATAATTCATGCGTGTAACGAAGCTGGTGTAAAATTGGCTGTGGGTTACCGCATGCAATCTGACCCATATACCAAAGAAATTAAGCGCTTGGTAAAAGAGAAGCCTTATGGAGATGTACGTTACGTATCTTCTGATGCGGGATATATATCTGGAGGAAACCCAGACCAGTGGAGATTGAACCATGCACTTTCCGGAGGTGGCGCTTTAATGAATATGGGCGTATATTCTATACAGAGTAATATATACGGAACTGGGCAAAATCCTATTTCGGTTTCTGCTCAGGAATTTAGTTCAAGACCTGAGTATTTTAAAGATACGGATGAAACTATTACCGCCCAGATGGAATTCCCAAATGGCGTAGTAGGTAATTTGTATACTTCGCATAACGCCAATGCAAACCGACTTTTTGTTTCTTTTGAAAAAGGATGGGCAGAGCTAAACCCATGCCACAGTTATGGACCTTTAAGCGGACGTACATCAGACGGAAATGAAATAAAGTTCCCTCATCAAAGTATGCAAAAGCTCCAGATGGATGATTTTGCAAAGCACATTATGTTAGGAACAACAAACTATGCTCCTGGTGAAATGGGCAAACGAGATATGATTATTGTGGAGGCCATTTATAAATCGATTAAAGAGGGAGGAACGAAAATTCCTTTGGACTTAGGCGATATGGGTATCGTGCGGGTGTAA